In Campylobacter massiliensis, the DNA window CGACGAGCTTTCCTAAATGCTCTTTGGAGCGCTCTCTCATTTCATCAACGCTATAATATTTTACCTCGCCCCTATCGTCTGCGTCGGAAATTTCTTGCAAATGTTTCGCATCCGCAAGGCTTAATTCTCCAAGGTCGTCGTCGTAGGTTACTTGAGCTTTTGGATCTAGCTGCAAAATAGCTTTTATGGCTTCTATTAGGTTACTATTATCGGTTCGTATGTTAATCGAGGTCATCTTGTCTCCTCAAATTTGATTTAAAGCATTATACCATATCCCCTAAAAAGAAGTCGCCTTGCGGTATGCAAGCGCGTAAACAAAGCAAAGAGGGGTAAGGGAGTAAAATAACATATCGTGGCACGTCTTAATCTCTCAAACGATTACGTTTGTGTTTGTCATAAGCTTTTAAAAACAAAAAATTCGCTTCTTACGCAAAGAACTAGGTTGTGTCCGTCTATTTAAAGGGCATTACTCGTTTTTACCCCTCTTCTTCCTTAACTTCTATAAAATTTATCTTTTCGACTAAGTTTTTTAAAATTTTCATATTGACGGGCTCTGCGTAAGTATTCATAGTAATCTTATACTGTTGCTCGTGACCCACTAGAGCCGCTATATGCTCTATCCTCTCGCCGCTTTGAATTAGCTTGTTTATAAAAGTATGCCTAAGAGAATGAAACGTCCTTGTTTTATCGTCTTTTATTACTCTCATGTTGATCTTTTTTCTAAAATACTCCGAAAAGTCTTTATTGTCGCAATTAAATAGTCTTACGGGCTTACCGTTTTTAGCGCCAGATTTCTTTTTACTATCTATTAGTTCAAAAAGTCCGATATCTTTTAATTTAGGGTGAGCAGGTACGTTTCTTATAGAGTTTTTAGTTTTTAAAGTTTTGCTTCTATCGGTATTTACGTCAATCTCCATATTTAAGCTAAAACAAACTACGCCGTCTTTGGTTATTATATCGTCCGTATTTAGCTGTATTATTTCTTTTAGCCTCATTCCAGAATACGCTGCGATATGGGTTACGAAAAACAGTTCGTCTTTATTTACTCTTTGACTTTTCGTATCGCCGTTTTCCTTAATATCGCCGACGATGGCTAAAAGAGCGTTTACGTCGCTATCTCGGTATGGCTTTTTATTTATAACGTCATCGGCGGTTAAGGTTATTTGAATATCCGTGGCGGGATTTTTAGCGAAGTAATCGCTGTCGTAGCAATATTTAAAAAATTCGCAGATTCTAACTATATATTTTTTGATAGTAGACTTGGAAATTTTCGGCTTATCCTTTGCTATAGCTATGATCTCGTCTAAGTTTTTGCCTTTATAGAGATTGTTTTGAGAGAGTTTGGTCGGGAGCTTAAGCAAGGTATTTCTAAATTTGAGCAAATCGTCTCTTTTTATGCTTTTGATGTCCGAATCGCCGCCAAAGTACATAAACATAAGCTTTCCTACGTGATTAACTAGCCCTAGGGTGCTATCGCTCCAGCTACTAGATACGCTAGTGTTAGATACGTAATTATTAAAAGCCGCTTTAAGAGTAATTATGTCCGTTCCGGCTTCATGCTCGTTTACTACGGTAGCTAGGGTTTTACTAGATTTTAGCCGTTCGCTCAGTGCTTTGGCTCTATCTGCGATAATGCCTTGAGATAATTTAATAGCTTGATTTAACGTAATGTCGTTAATATATTCAGTATCGTCGGCATTGGTAAGCTCTGGCGCCACATCCAAGTCGCTCTCTTCCAGGTCTTTTAAAATTATGCCTCTATCCTCATAATCGCTCGCCTTATACACTTTAACGCAACCTCCTAAAGTAGAGTCGCCTAGATTGCCGTATCCGAATTTTAAATCTCCGCTTGGTTTATCGTCTCCGTCCGGCAGCAATTTATGCCCAAACAGCCTAAAGATATCGTTCGTCGTCAATGCTCCTTTTTGCCTAGCCAGGGCATTTATCGAATCGGTTAGTTCCGAAACGCTGTTTTTTAATGACTTTTTAGTAAAAGGAAGCACCAGATCGCTATCTTTTAAAAGATCTATATCGTCTTGGTAGGTGCTTATATCTATATTTT includes these proteins:
- a CDS encoding tyrosine-type recombinase/integrase; the protein is MQYLVKRNGIYHFRIAIPLYLKPYFGNKTEYTNSTRTKRYDLAKNHAKIYSRIFSMIKKAAKMNLGSEFIEHLVFTLLEAKEAKSIKEHDLLGRYISIDGLLSLNLYLKQSLKENSLPGTISREVDEICKKLSCADISIKKALRKRLLEATIDNINHISYKMSKNQKLLNEKQQAFVPLNKKRKNINLNDDVKNEIAKVTENIDISTYQDDIDLLKDSDLVLPFTKKSLKNSVSELTDSINALARQKGALTTNDIFRLFGHKLLPDGDDKPSGDLKFGYGNLGDSTLGGCVKVYKASDYEDRGIILKDLEESDLDVAPELTNADDTEYINDITLNQAIKLSQGIIADRAKALSERLKSSKTLATVVNEHEAGTDIITLKAAFNNYVSNTSVSSSWSDSTLGLVNHVGKLMFMYFGGDSDIKSIKRDDLLKFRNTLLKLPTKLSQNNLYKGKNLDEIIAIAKDKPKISKSTIKKYIVRICEFFKYCYDSDYFAKNPATDIQITLTADDVINKKPYRDSDVNALLAIVGDIKENGDTKSQRVNKDELFFVTHIAAYSGMRLKEIIQLNTDDIITKDGVVCFSLNMEIDVNTDRSKTLKTKNSIRNVPAHPKLKDIGLFELIDSKKKSGAKNGKPVRLFNCDNKDFSEYFRKKINMRVIKDDKTRTFHSLRHTFINKLIQSGERIEHIAALVGHEQQYKITMNTYAEPVNMKILKNLVEKINFIEVKEEEG